From bacterium:
GAAAAATATCCTGTCATTCTGTCTTGCTCTGCTGGTATTAACAGCCCCGGCCCTGGCAGCCGGAGACAAGCCCTGTCTGAAGGTGGGCGACCCGGCCCCCCCCATAGTGTTGAAGAACCTGGACGGAGGCTCCACCTTTTATCTCCGCGATTACTGCGGCCAGGCCCGGACGCCCCGCACCCGCCAGGAGCGGGACGTGGTGGTATTAAGCTTCTTCACCACCTGGTGCGAGAACTGCAAAAAGGAGATCCCCTGTCTGCAGGAGATGGCCTCGCGCTTTGCCGGGGACAGCATCCGTTTCTACCTGGTGAACGTGGGCGAAGCCCGGGACACGGTGGAGGCCTACATCTTCCAGCGGGTGATCTCGCTGCCCATCCTGCATGACGAATTCTCGGTGACGGCCCAGAAATACCAGGCCAACAGCCTGCCGACCCTGGTGGTGATTGACAAGGCGGGCAATATTGCCGAATATCATGTGGGCTTTCAGGCTGGTTACGAGAAGGAACTTGAATCCAGGCTTAACCTTTTGCTGGGCAAGACCCGGCCCGAAAGTTTGGCGGCGGCGCTTCGACAGGGCTCAGCGCCCGCACCCGACAGCATAAAAGCTGACAGCGTCAAGGCCAAGCCCAAGAGCAATAGAAAGAAAATAAAACCTGTAAAAAGCTAAAGGTCATAGGATATCAGAAATAGGAGGAACTCAAATGCCTACTCAGAATAGCATAACATTCAATGATGCGTTGGATTTGATTGAATCACTGCCGGCATATCAGCAGGAAGACATTATTGAGATTGTCCGGCAAAGGCTGATAGAACATAGGCGGGATTTGCTTGGCAAGAACATCGGAGAGGCAAGAGAAGAATATGCCAGGGGAGAGGTGAAAAAAGGCAATGTTGATGACCTGATGAGCGAGCTTTCCAAATGAGAACGCTGATTTGGGGTAAAACCTTTGTAAGGGCGTTTAAGAGGACTGCCAATAAACATCCGAATCTGAGTAAAGATGTTGAGAAAACCTTAAGACTTTTGCTCGAAGAACCTTTCGCCCCTCAATTGGAAACTCATAAACTCAAAGGGAAATTATCAGGCTCATGGGCGTGCAGTGTTGGATACGATCTGCGGATAGTATTCGATTTTGTAAAAAGCGAGGGGAAACAGGAAGAGGATATATTTTTGATGGATATTGGGACACATGATGAAGTGTATTAACTCCGTGGTGTCAAGGGTATGTTGAGGCTGCGCCCAAGGTCAATGATAAAATAAAACCTAAATATGTTTAACTAAACAGGGTAAGGTAAAAACAAAATGTCTATTTTACAAAACAAAGATCCCGAGATCTACCAGTCTATAATCGACGAAACCAAGCGCCAGGAATACGGACTGGAGCTGATCGCTTCCGAGAACTTCGTCTCCGAGGCGGTGCTGGAGGCCCAGGGCTCCGTGATGACCAACAAATACGCCGAGGGCTACCCCGGCAAGCGCTACTACGGCGGCTGTGAATTCGTGGACGTGGCCGAGAACATAGCCCGGGACCGGGCCAAGCAGTTGTTCGGCTGTGAATACGCCAACGTCCAGCCCCATTCCGGCTCCACCGCCAACCAGGCTGTCTACTTCACCTACTGCCAGCCGGGCGACACGGTGTTGGGCATGGACCTGGCCCACGGCGGCCACCTGACCCACGGCTCGCCGGTCTCCTTTTCCGGCAAGATGTACAAGATAGTATCCTACGGGGTCAAAAAAGAGACCGGTTACATCGACATGGACGACGTGGCCAAAAAGGCCCGGGAGCACAAGCCCAAGATGATCATCGTGGGGGCCTCGGCCTACAGCCGGCACTACGAGTTCGCCAAGTTCCGGGAGATCGCCGACGAGGTGGGGGCCTTCCTGTTCGCCGACGTGGCCCATCCGGCCGGACTGATCG
This genomic window contains:
- a CDS encoding redoxin domain-containing protein translates to MKNILSFCLALLVLTAPALAAGDKPCLKVGDPAPPIVLKNLDGGSTFYLRDYCGQARTPRTRQERDVVVLSFFTTWCENCKKEIPCLQEMASRFAGDSIRFYLVNVGEARDTVEAYIFQRVISLPILHDEFSVTAQKYQANSLPTLVVIDKAGNIAEYHVGFQAGYEKELESRLNLLLGKTRPESLAAALRQGSAPAPDSIKADSVKAKPKSNRKKIKPVKS
- a CDS encoding type II toxin-antitoxin system mRNA interferase toxin, RelE/StbE family — translated: MRTLIWGKTFVRAFKRTANKHPNLSKDVEKTLRLLLEEPFAPQLETHKLKGKLSGSWACSVGYDLRIVFDFVKSEGKQEEDIFLMDIGTHDEVY